A single window of uncultured Methanospirillum sp. DNA harbors:
- a CDS encoding helix-turn-helix domain-containing protein, which translates to MENKKKKREYACPVEAAIDIIGGKWKPVILWHIKDKPMRFNEIRSSLPSITQGMLTRQLRELEEDKVVNRKVFAEVPPCVEYSLTSFGLTIIPILNDLCEWGKTYLTLNQIELDYTESCPSLKK; encoded by the coding sequence ATGGAGAATAAAAAGAAAAAAAGAGAATATGCCTGTCCTGTGGAGGCTGCTATAGATATTATCGGTGGAAAATGGAAACCTGTAATTCTTTGGCATATCAAAGATAAACCGATGAGATTCAATGAAATCCGTTCGAGTTTGCCTAGTATTACCCAGGGTATGCTGACTCGTCAGCTTCGGGAACTTGAGGAGGACAAGGTCGTTAACCGGAAGGTATTCGCAGAAGTTCCTCCCTGTGTGGAATACTCACTTACCAGCTTTGGGTTAACCATCATTCCAATCCTGAATGATCTCTGTGAATGGGGGAAAACATACCTGACTCTAAACCAGATAGAACTAGATTATACTGAATCCTGTCCCTCTTTAAAAAAGTAA
- a CDS encoding flavodoxin family protein: MKVIAFNGSPRKEGNTSILLKTVCDELNKEGIETEIIQIGGKLVHGCTACMKCFEKKNNRCAIDTDFVNECIQKMAEADGILIGTPTYFTDVTVEAKALIDRAGLVAMANGGTLSRKAGAAVVAVRRAGATHAFDTINHLFGISGMFTVGSTYWNIGMGFEPGDVKSDTTGLESMKSLGQNMAWFLKKTLA, encoded by the coding sequence ATGAAAGTTATTGCATTTAATGGAAGCCCAAGAAAGGAAGGAAACACCAGCATTCTGCTTAAAACAGTCTGTGATGAACTCAACAAAGAGGGCATAGAAACCGAGATAATTCAAATCGGAGGTAAACTGGTTCATGGATGTACTGCCTGTATGAAATGTTTTGAAAAGAAGAACAACCGGTGTGCAATTGATACCGATTTTGTGAATGAGTGCATTCAGAAGATGGCTGAAGCTGATGGCATACTAATAGGGACTCCGACGTATTTCACAGACGTTACTGTTGAGGCCAAGGCATTGATTGATCGTGCAGGTTTAGTTGCCATGGCAAACGGAGGAACATTGAGTAGAAAAGCAGGAGCAGCAGTAGTTGCTGTCCGCCGGGCTGGGGCAACCCATGCATTTGATACAATAAATCATCTCTTTGGTATCAGCGGTATGTTTACTGTGGGATCGACATATTGGAACATAGGTATGGGCTTTGAGCCAGGAGATGTAAAATCAGATACTACTGGCCTTGAATCTATGAAATCTCTCGGACAGAACATGGCCTGGTTTTTAAAGAAAACTTTGGCATAA
- a CDS encoding C1 family peptidase, producing the protein MTPEQKKKIDSLLKHSINQSVVSSTTPIKVPANLPESFDWRNNNGDWTTPVHDQGEECGSCWAYAAVSVLESYLKIKSHNPNLKVGLSEQYLISCDKEDSGCDGGDFETAMPYLVDSPGPDGVVGVVSREEYPYTELQDTCKNISGMKRYHADKWAHVNATSDEGIENSVPPVNELKAAIFLKGPIAVGVQDDDDFDDYSGGIFYSDVAYDDTNHTVVLVGWGNEDGEEYFIGKNSAGTNWGEDGWFRIDVYSNRIGEGAVYLDSA; encoded by the coding sequence CTGACCCCTGAACAAAAGAAAAAAATAGACAGTCTTCTGAAACATTCGATAAATCAATCGGTTGTTTCGTCAACTACTCCAATCAAGGTTCCGGCAAACCTTCCGGAGTCTTTTGACTGGCGAAATAACAATGGTGACTGGACGACACCAGTTCATGATCAGGGTGAAGAATGTGGCAGTTGCTGGGCATATGCCGCTGTCAGCGTTCTGGAATCATACCTGAAGATAAAAAGCCATAATCCAAACCTTAAGGTCGGGCTTTCAGAACAGTATCTTATATCATGTGATAAAGAAGACAGCGGGTGTGATGGCGGTGACTTTGAGACCGCGATGCCATATCTTGTTGATTCACCCGGACCTGATGGTGTCGTTGGTGTGGTGTCAAGAGAAGAGTATCCCTATACTGAACTCCAGGACACCTGTAAGAATATATCAGGTATGAAGCGGTATCATGCTGATAAATGGGCACATGTAAATGCCACGTCTGACGAGGGCATTGAGAATTCAGTCCCCCCGGTGAATGAGTTAAAAGCGGCGATTTTCCTTAAAGGACCTATTGCGGTGGGAGTCCAGGATGATGATGACTTTGACGATTATTCTGGTGGAATATTCTATAGTGATGTAGCCTATGACGATACCAATCATACAGTAGTCCTGGTCGGGTGGGGCAATGAAGACGGAGAAGAATACTTCATTGGCAAGAACAGTGCCGGAACCAATTGGGGCGAAGACGGATGGTTCCGAATAGATGTCTACTCAAATCGAATTGGTGAAGGAGCCGTCTATCTTGATTCTGCCTGA
- a CDS encoding serpin family protein: MSHWSVWVLVLVIMQVFLGGIIAYANNPTSSDKSLFASSEQSQTDKDHIAASSNKFSYNLFSNLSHDPLSANKNLFFSPFSVFSALAITYEGARNSTAEEMRSVLYLPQNDAARRDGFLELNSRVNSPGTDYNLKNGNALWVERTYPILDDYLNTSRTWYNFNASNLDFKSNPSGSAGEINTWAEGETAHKIQKLVDPDTLSPDTKLIITNVIYFKGSWAYPFDKNKIENDLFNLSDGRSVPVMMMHNGQNHVEYNYIENEDVQVLELPYANGKERHLSMVILLPKSSNMTAAEMALDPGTFSQLQKEMVKKKVQISLPKFTIHERYDLSQVLSYLGMSDAFSDKADFSGIDGTHNLYISDVVHSSYVDVNEEGTEAAAGSGVVPATLSIEKNPVFRADHPFIFVIRDSETGVILFIGKMMNPAS; the protein is encoded by the coding sequence ATGTCTCATTGGTCAGTATGGGTCCTGGTACTAGTAATTATGCAAGTATTTTTGGGTGGAATTATCGCATATGCTAATAATCCTACGAGTTCTGATAAAAGCTTGTTTGCATCCAGTGAACAATCACAAACAGATAAAGACCATATCGCAGCCTCAAGTAACAAATTTTCATATAATTTGTTTTCAAATTTGAGTCACGATCCGCTTAGTGCAAATAAGAATCTATTCTTTTCTCCATTCTCTGTTTTTTCTGCCCTAGCGATAACATACGAGGGAGCACGCAATTCAACTGCAGAGGAGATGAGATCAGTCTTATATCTCCCCCAAAATGATGCAGCCAGAAGAGATGGATTTTTAGAGTTAAACTCCAGAGTTAATAGTCCGGGCACAGACTACAATCTTAAAAATGGTAATGCCCTCTGGGTTGAGAGAACATATCCCATTCTCGACGATTACCTGAATACATCCAGGACCTGGTATAATTTCAATGCCTCGAATCTTGATTTTAAATCCAATCCTTCAGGTTCAGCGGGAGAGATCAATACATGGGCTGAAGGAGAGACTGCACATAAGATACAGAAATTGGTTGATCCTGACACTCTCTCACCTGATACAAAACTGATAATCACCAACGTAATCTATTTCAAAGGATCCTGGGCATACCCGTTTGATAAAAATAAGATCGAGAATGATCTGTTCAACTTATCTGATGGGAGATCTGTCCCTGTAATGATGATGCATAATGGTCAAAACCATGTTGAATATAATTATATAGAAAATGAAGATGTACAGGTCCTGGAACTTCCATATGCCAATGGAAAAGAGAGGCATCTATCTATGGTTATTCTTCTCCCAAAATCTTCGAACATGACTGCAGCGGAGATGGCTCTTGATCCTGGTACATTTAGTCAATTACAAAAAGAAATGGTAAAGAAAAAGGTTCAGATATCTCTTCCAAAATTTACGATTCATGAACGCTATGACCTCTCTCAAGTACTCTCCTACTTGGGAATGTCTGATGCATTTTCTGATAAAGCTGACTTTTCAGGGATAGATGGAACTCATAATCTGTATATCAGCGATGTGGTTCATTCGTCCTATGTGGATGTCAACGAAGAAGGGACTGAAGCAGCTGCAGGAAGTGGTGTTGTCCCGGCAACACTATCGATAGAGAAGAATCCGGTTTTCAGGGCTGATCATCCTTTCATTTTTGTCATCAGAGATTCAGAAACTGGGGTTATTCTCTTTATCGGAAAAATGATGAATCCTGCTTCTTAA
- a CDS encoding TMEM175 family protein, translating to MAVYEPITKVNLERITNGVFGFTMTLLAKDIITPDQYAKAASITVDQFFNNTILSILDFTGVFILLAMFWMLFFQMFHRMKTYDYHFIHVHMLALMAVVLIPFSSQFSNLADTLTFADYFFQINFLMLGIILVYLWNYARSNPELLTPELPKEDAQFLFHKCFVPVIVAIIGIIWITIGIEYSEIISFLPFIILGVFFRNPPIKQD from the coding sequence ATGGCGGTGTATGAACCAATAACAAAGGTGAACCTCGAACGTATAACAAACGGAGTATTCGGGTTTACAATGACACTGCTTGCCAAGGATATTATCACCCCTGATCAATACGCAAAAGCAGCATCCATCACCGTAGATCAGTTTTTTAACAACACAATCCTTTCAATTCTCGACTTTACAGGGGTATTTATTCTACTTGCAATGTTCTGGATGCTTTTTTTCCAGATGTTTCACCGAATGAAGACGTATGATTACCATTTTATCCACGTGCATATGCTGGCTCTGATGGCCGTCGTACTGATTCCATTCTCCTCGCAATTTAGTAATCTTGCAGACACCTTGACTTTTGCCGATTATTTCTTTCAGATCAATTTTCTGATGCTCGGTATAATCCTGGTTTATTTATGGAATTATGCCAGATCCAATCCGGAACTGCTTACACCGGAATTACCTAAAGAAGATGCTCAATTTCTCTTTCACAAGTGTTTTGTTCCGGTGATTGTTGCAATAATAGGGATTATCTGGATTACGATAGGTATCGAGTATTCCGAGATCATTTCATTCCTACCTTTCATTATTCTAGGAGTTTTTTTCAGGAATCCCCCGATAAAACAGGATTAA
- a CDS encoding transporter substrate-binding domain-containing protein, translated as MVDLISAISRKAGDEIPSDSFIFLPWNEAYQKACNNSGTVIFAIAKTPDRENLFKWVGPVLSYNISLYSQRGKNIIITNNDQLSKYKIGSVADDVAIDDLIQAGIKKEDIITDTDPRVLVHDLEDGTIDLFAYGDLAANYYIKNVTGNSAYYKLSGRIGSVPIYIGFNKNSSDTLVEKFNNTFEELKKTPIDGGMSDLDQIVSSWMLGDGLSHTTYLTEGYYPYTFIENGTPKGISIDILRSIASQYGAEIPDDHFNFGPWEDVYKKTMTQNGTALAILGRSPDREDLFKWAGAVDHTPVVIFTLRDSAEKFRNVSPSEMKIATITDDIAATTLVKAGGKDIVYSSQPEEQIQMLENGSVDGWAYALLPGRQLVSQYATNASDIVPVQTLKNYDFYIAFNRNASSQIVSSLQDSMDLLRSEKDTNGVSMYDQILYRYTHPAFSDSNLTVQEVIDLVNQTVADLGRDAPETIKNINSGQHPYKDAEKPELYVFVYDPDVNMIAHADNARMVGINYHNKVDVAGVPFRDQLVQTALKNGTSWVDYIYSSPAETGLFWKTTMSQVATGSDTKTYIVCSGMYKTQ; from the coding sequence ATGGTAGACCTGATTTCAGCCATATCTCGAAAAGCAGGCGATGAGATTCCATCTGATTCATTCATCTTCCTTCCCTGGAATGAAGCATATCAGAAGGCATGTAATAACTCAGGTACTGTAATCTTTGCGATAGCCAAAACACCGGACCGCGAGAATCTCTTCAAATGGGTCGGACCGGTTCTTTCCTACAACATCTCTCTGTATTCCCAGAGAGGAAAAAATATCATCATTACCAATAATGACCAACTATCGAAGTACAAGATCGGATCTGTCGCTGATGATGTGGCGATCGATGATCTGATTCAGGCCGGAATTAAAAAGGAGGATATCATCACTGATACCGATCCCCGGGTTCTTGTTCATGATCTTGAGGATGGAACAATCGACCTCTTTGCATATGGAGACCTTGCAGCAAATTATTACATCAAAAATGTAACTGGAAATTCAGCATATTACAAATTATCAGGTCGTATTGGGTCAGTTCCAATCTATATCGGGTTTAATAAGAATTCATCTGATACTCTGGTTGAGAAATTCAATAATACATTTGAAGAGTTAAAAAAGACTCCAATAGATGGTGGTATGAGTGATCTGGATCAGATTGTTTCATCCTGGATGCTTGGTGACGGACTTTCTCATACTACATATCTCACTGAGGGATATTACCCATACACATTCATAGAAAACGGTACTCCAAAAGGTATATCAATAGATATTCTTCGAAGTATTGCATCACAGTATGGTGCAGAGATTCCTGATGATCATTTCAACTTCGGCCCCTGGGAGGACGTATATAAGAAGACTATGACCCAGAATGGCACTGCTCTTGCTATCCTTGGCCGGTCACCGGATCGAGAGGATTTATTCAAATGGGCCGGAGCGGTTGACCATACACCAGTTGTTATCTTCACGCTTCGCGATTCTGCTGAAAAGTTCAGAAATGTCAGCCCGTCAGAGATGAAGATAGCAACCATAACTGATGATATTGCAGCAACAACACTTGTGAAGGCCGGTGGGAAGGATATTGTGTACTCAAGCCAGCCTGAAGAACAGATTCAGATGCTTGAAAACGGTTCTGTAGACGGCTGGGCTTATGCACTCCTTCCAGGTCGCCAACTGGTAAGTCAGTACGCGACAAATGCATCTGACATAGTTCCAGTCCAGACCTTGAAGAATTATGATTTCTATATTGCATTTAATCGAAATGCTTCATCACAAATTGTTAGTTCACTACAGGATTCAATGGATCTTCTCAGGTCTGAAAAGGACACAAACGGGGTTAGTATGTATGACCAGATCCTGTACCGGTATACGCATCCTGCCTTTTCCGATTCAAATCTGACAGTTCAGGAAGTAATCGATCTGGTGAACCAGACCGTTGCAGATCTTGGCCGGGATGCCCCGGAAACCATCAAGAATATCAATTCAGGTCAGCATCCATACAAAGATGCAGAAAAACCAGAGCTCTATGTCTTTGTATATGACCCTGATGTGAACATGATCGCCCATGCCGATAACGCCAGAATGGTCGGAATAAACTATCACAACAAGGTGGATGTTGCCGGGGTTCCTTTCAGGGACCAGCTTGTCCAGACAGCCCTTAAAAACGGAACCAGTTGGGTGGATTATATCTATAGTAGCCCTGCTGAAACGGGTCTGTTCTGGAAGACTACCATGAGCCAGGTTGCAACCGGCAGTGATACAAAGACGTATATTGTCTGTTCCGGGATGTACAAAACCCAATGA
- a CDS encoding condensation domain-containing protein: MYNTSHQPDSKERYQVNAFDLTTDLFCTFSYQVIHLVIDLDSKIRYEILNKAVDRATLAHPIVRCRIIRDQDTLFWQECSDFCINNHIHRLSSSNPANLLHHALSYPLDPDRGILFTIVIIENSDKTRGILVITVHHIVMDARGLKDFSGLIMRLYEEYQSGPMSEISVSAIRSRELPRFSSITQPVERDSHNGDIGWCSPITIPLQSLHADNFQYSILTFDQSRASIIHDTRKRWGITVNDLMIAVLSRAIFSATCARSEISVPMYTTIDLRRYLPVIPERSLLNVSTAFEVQIPVQPGESLEETGKRVNIIMNRIKSQNPGIKEAVEAETLADTGYDAARKIIDAAWKNISNAGRKTTIFSNTGIFTHGQIGPGSLSVRNAYFLPGFFQPPGFFFILSTFDDIMTLSASYAIPAYDQDLVDRIFLWIEHDIPGFNDCKGDYKIIT, encoded by the coding sequence ATGTACAATACATCTCATCAGCCTGATTCAAAAGAACGATACCAGGTAAATGCATTTGATCTTACAACAGACCTCTTCTGCACATTCTCATATCAGGTTATCCATCTGGTCATAGACCTTGATAGTAAAATACGATATGAGATTCTGAATAAAGCAGTGGATAGGGCAACTCTTGCTCATCCAATAGTGAGATGCAGGATAATCAGGGATCAGGATACTCTCTTCTGGCAGGAGTGTTCTGATTTTTGTATCAACAATCATATCCATCGATTATCCTCCTCAAATCCTGCCAATCTGCTCCATCACGCTCTTTCGTATCCTTTGGATCCAGACCGTGGAATCCTGTTTACTATCGTAATAATTGAAAATTCTGATAAAACCCGAGGCATACTTGTCATTACTGTCCATCATATCGTTATGGATGCCCGGGGTCTCAAAGATTTTTCCGGACTTATCATGAGGTTATATGAAGAATATCAGTCAGGACCCATGAGTGAGATCTCCGTGTCTGCGATCAGATCAAGGGAATTGCCTCGGTTTTCTTCCATCACTCAACCAGTGGAGAGAGATTCTCATAACGGGGATATTGGATGGTGTTCCCCGATAACCATACCGCTTCAGTCTCTTCATGCAGATAATTTTCAATATTCCATTCTGACCTTTGACCAAAGCCGGGCATCAATAATCCATGATACCCGGAAGCGTTGGGGGATTACGGTGAATGATCTCATGATTGCAGTTCTGTCCCGGGCGATATTTTCCGCTACCTGTGCGAGATCTGAAATATCGGTGCCGATGTATACGACCATCGATCTTCGCAGATATCTTCCTGTTATCCCAGAACGTTCATTACTGAATGTATCTACAGCTTTTGAAGTACAGATACCAGTACAACCCGGTGAATCGCTTGAAGAAACCGGGAAACGGGTCAATATCATTATGAACAGGATAAAATCTCAAAACCCGGGTATTAAGGAGGCAGTTGAAGCGGAAACCTTGGCAGATACAGGATACGATGCGGCCAGAAAAATAATTGATGCAGCATGGAAGAACATCAGTAATGCAGGAAGGAAAACAACCATATTCTCAAATACTGGAATATTCACCCATGGCCAGATCGGTCCCGGCAGCCTGTCCGTCCGGAACGCCTACTTTCTTCCGGGATTCTTTCAGCCACCAGGATTCTTCTTTATCCTTTCAACTTTTGATGATATCATGACACTATCAGCATCCTATGCAATCCCTGCATATGACCAGGATCTGGTGGACAGGATTTTTCTTTGGATTGAACATGATATACCCGGATTTAATGATTGTAAGGGAGATTACAAAATAATTACATAG
- a CDS encoding phosphoribosylformylglycinamidine synthase subunit PurQ, which translates to MTPATYHARADSPVDMIQDKALIMSGYGINSEMETQEVLARAGMDSDIVHINDLIDRKRVLSDYRLLVFPGGFSYGDDTGAGNAYANRVRNNLWNDLTEFLEGENLVLGICNGFQILANLGLVPAFDKQLIRDIALMPNRKGVLECRYVTIKPAAENIWTKGIEKIVCPVSHGEGNFSCSKETLAKLQIQKMIAFTYCKEDLKSANGEYPFNPNGSVADIAGITSADGKVLAMMPHPERAMEFVNTYDWTLQKEKMKRQGIHIPDESLNMKLFKNIVGYFR; encoded by the coding sequence ATGACTCCTGCTACATACCACGCTCGGGCAGATTCACCGGTCGATATGATCCAGGACAAGGCACTCATCATGAGCGGGTACGGGATCAATTCAGAGATGGAGACTCAAGAGGTTCTGGCCCGTGCAGGTATGGATTCTGATATCGTACACATCAACGATCTTATCGATCGAAAGAGAGTGCTGTCAGATTACCGGCTCCTTGTATTTCCCGGAGGATTTTCGTACGGTGATGATACAGGTGCGGGAAATGCCTATGCAAACCGGGTCAGAAACAATCTCTGGAATGATCTCACAGAATTTCTCGAAGGAGAAAACCTTGTGCTTGGAATCTGTAACGGATTTCAAATCTTGGCAAATCTTGGACTCGTACCAGCATTCGACAAACAGCTCATACGTGATATCGCCCTGATGCCAAACCGCAAGGGTGTGCTCGAATGCCGGTATGTCACTATCAAACCTGCTGCTGAAAATATCTGGACCAAGGGTATTGAAAAGATAGTCTGCCCGGTATCTCATGGGGAGGGGAATTTTTCATGCTCAAAAGAGACTCTTGCAAAACTTCAGATCCAGAAGATGATCGCATTCACCTACTGTAAAGAGGATTTGAAGTCTGCAAACGGAGAATATCCATTCAACCCCAACGGCTCAGTCGCTGATATCGCCGGAATCACTTCTGCAGACGGAAAAGTGTTGGCTATGATGCCACATCCTGAACGTGCAATGGAGTTTGTCAACACATATGACTGGACTCTGCAGAAAGAGAAGATGAAACGGCAGGGAATTCATATTCCTGATGAATCACTAAATATGAAATTATTCAAAAATATCGTAGGATATTTCAGGTAA
- a CDS encoding AIR synthase-related protein, with amino-acid sequence MAYVHRIEIRYKADPRLTVRTDRIRSLGIPIEELHLVDVYTISTNSKDFTPEELKEIGLQLSNPVVQKFTVDEGTQAYFDTAIEIGFLPGVTDNVGTTARQTIEDFTKRKFEPGEAVFSSHLYFVCGKLSSDTLKVLAATLSNPLVNRVHIKSRQEYGTSGMDRVVPLVELHELPTAEPVDLNLDDQDLIRIGKEGIIDPVTGQRRGPLALDLAQLHAIRDYFDGKERRPTDVEIESLAQTWSEHCKHTIFASALDDDVPKGLYKTFIQAATNKIRTERGDKDICLSVFSDNSGAIIFDEKYLVTHKVETHNSPSALDPFGGALTGIVGVNRDTIGFGLGAKPCINIYGFCVGDPETSPVLFRGKDQSNPILSPRRILDGVVAGVGVGGNCSGIPTPQGFVWFDERYCGKPLVFAGTVGLMPREDGERKLYEKQARPGDLIVVIGGRVGKDGIHGATFSSEALDPGSPVTAVQIGDPITQKKVSDVIVKEARDKGLYTSITDNGAGGISCSVAEMAKECNGCHICLDKVPLKYPGMAPWEIWISESQERMTLAVPPEKIDELMDLLYRREVEGTVIGTFTDTGRCVVEFNGSVVMDIELAFLHDGLPAKHLITVRSSPDAGGLEPGCPENLGDTLKAMLQRKNICSKEFISIQYDHTVQGGHVLGPVQGVGRVQGMATLTKVVASSKKGVGLSQGLFPSYSEIDSYCMAIASIDTAIRGLIAIGVPLENIAILDNFCWCSSDEPERLDQLKAAAQGCYDGATGFMTPFISGKDSMFNDFSGFDAENNRVRVSVPPTLLISSIGVHPDVTKAVSMDIKIEGDLVYLIGETAEELGGSEYFAHLCADGIGTIPQIEIPAMKARYEKLTSAILHDLVASAYPVTHGGLAVALAKISMAGRLGMDISIPGGIRADYLLYSETLGRFVVTIAPDNKRAFERAMGSDATLIGRVTGKNLQISGKTMLLSIPVSELEQAYKKPFGGY; translated from the coding sequence ATGGCATATGTCCACCGGATAGAGATCCGTTATAAGGCAGACCCCCGCCTTACAGTCAGAACCGACCGGATTCGTTCACTTGGGATCCCAATCGAAGAACTCCATCTCGTCGATGTTTACACCATCTCCACGAACTCAAAAGATTTCACCCCTGAAGAACTGAAAGAGATCGGACTGCAACTGAGTAACCCGGTGGTACAGAAATTTACGGTGGACGAAGGCACTCAGGCATACTTTGACACAGCTATCGAGATCGGGTTCCTTCCCGGTGTGACAGATAATGTGGGCACAACTGCACGGCAAACCATCGAAGATTTTACTAAAAGAAAATTCGAACCAGGTGAAGCAGTATTCTCCTCGCATCTGTATTTTGTGTGTGGAAAACTTTCTTCCGATACGCTAAAGGTGCTGGCCGCAACACTCTCAAACCCGCTTGTGAACCGTGTACATATTAAATCCCGGCAGGAGTATGGAACGAGTGGCATGGATCGTGTGGTTCCACTTGTTGAACTCCATGAACTTCCGACGGCTGAACCGGTTGATCTCAACCTTGATGATCAGGACCTCATCCGTATCGGGAAAGAAGGGATTATTGATCCAGTTACCGGTCAGCGAAGAGGACCGCTAGCCCTGGACCTGGCACAACTCCATGCAATCCGGGATTACTTTGATGGAAAAGAAAGAAGACCAACAGATGTTGAGATAGAGTCTCTTGCCCAGACCTGGAGTGAACACTGTAAACACACGATCTTTGCCTCAGCACTGGACGATGATGTACCAAAAGGCCTGTATAAGACATTCATCCAGGCTGCTACCAATAAGATCCGGACAGAAAGAGGGGATAAAGACATCTGCCTGAGTGTCTTTTCAGACAACTCGGGTGCAATAATCTTTGACGAGAAGTATCTCGTCACTCATAAAGTTGAGACCCATAACTCCCCGTCAGCACTTGATCCCTTTGGTGGTGCCCTCACCGGTATAGTTGGAGTGAACAGAGACACCATCGGATTCGGACTTGGGGCAAAGCCTTGTATCAACATATATGGGTTCTGTGTCGGTGACCCTGAAACCAGCCCGGTTCTCTTCCGTGGCAAAGACCAGTCGAATCCGATTCTGTCTCCACGCCGTATCCTTGATGGAGTTGTAGCAGGAGTTGGTGTGGGCGGGAACTGTTCTGGAATTCCTACTCCGCAGGGCTTTGTATGGTTTGACGAACGTTATTGTGGCAAACCACTGGTCTTTGCCGGCACTGTCGGCCTCATGCCCCGGGAAGACGGAGAACGAAAGCTCTACGAGAAACAGGCTCGTCCTGGAGATCTCATCGTCGTGATCGGTGGCAGGGTCGGGAAGGATGGAATTCATGGTGCAACCTTCTCATCTGAAGCCTTGGATCCCGGGAGTCCGGTGACTGCTGTTCAGATCGGAGATCCGATAACCCAGAAGAAGGTATCAGATGTAATCGTCAAAGAAGCCCGTGATAAAGGGCTGTATACCAGTATTACTGACAACGGTGCCGGGGGGATATCCTGTTCAGTAGCAGAGATGGCAAAAGAGTGTAACGGATGTCATATCTGTCTTGATAAAGTTCCTTTAAAATATCCGGGTATGGCACCGTGGGAGATCTGGATCTCTGAATCACAGGAGCGGATGACGCTTGCAGTACCGCCAGAAAAGATCGATGAGCTCATGGATCTTCTTTACCGCAGAGAGGTTGAAGGAACGGTTATCGGAACATTTACTGATACGGGACGCTGTGTTGTCGAGTTCAACGGTTCTGTTGTGATGGATATCGAGCTCGCATTCCTTCATGATGGCCTTCCTGCAAAACATCTCATTACAGTCAGATCATCACCGGATGCCGGTGGATTAGAACCAGGATGCCCGGAGAATCTCGGTGACACCCTGAAAGCGATGCTTCAGCGAAAGAACATCTGCTCAAAGGAGTTTATCTCGATACAGTATGATCACACCGTGCAGGGAGGACATGTTCTTGGACCGGTCCAGGGAGTCGGCAGAGTTCAGGGTATGGCTACCCTGACAAAAGTGGTTGCTTCTTCGAAAAAAGGTGTCGGCCTTTCCCAGGGGCTTTTCCCATCGTACTCAGAGATCGACTCGTATTGCATGGCTATTGCTTCTATTGATACTGCCATACGAGGGCTAATCGCCATCGGTGTTCCGCTAGAGAATATTGCGATTCTTGACAACTTCTGCTGGTGTTCATCAGATGAACCTGAACGACTTGATCAGTTGAAAGCCGCTGCACAGGGATGTTATGATGGAGCAACCGGATTTATGACTCCGTTCATCTCCGGAAAAGACAGCATGTTCAACGATTTCTCAGGGTTTGATGCCGAAAACAACCGGGTCCGTGTCTCTGTTCCTCCAACCCTGCTGATATCGTCTATCGGAGTTCATCCTGATGTGACAAAGGCAGTCTCAATGGATATAAAGATAGAAGGAGATCTGGTCTATCTTATTGGAGAGACTGCAGAAGAACTTGGAGGTTCAGAATATTTTGCACACCTCTGTGCAGATGGAATTGGCACGATTCCGCAGATTGAGATCCCGGCAATGAAAGCCCGTTATGAAAAACTGACATCTGCCATTCTCCATGACCTTGTCGCTTCAGCTTATCCGGTTACACATGGTGGTCTTGCTGTAGCCCTTGCTAAAATTTCAATGGCCGGGAGACTTGGAATGGATATTAGCATTCCAGGGGGAATAAGAGCAGACTACCTGCTCTATTCAGAGACACTTGGGAGGTTTGTTGTCACAATCGCACCTGACAATAAACGAGCCTTCGAACGCGCAATGGGTTCTGATGCAACCCTGATCGGACGGGTAACCGGAAAGAACCTCCAGATTTCTGGAAAAACAATGCTGCTATCAATACCGGTCAGCGAACTTGAACAAGCATACAAGAAACCGTTCGGAGGATACTAA